Proteins from one Doryrhamphus excisus isolate RoL2022-K1 chromosome 19, RoL_Dexc_1.0, whole genome shotgun sequence genomic window:
- the ino80 gene encoding chromatin-remodeling ATPase INO80 isoform X1, whose translation MASGQGGRPEVGAAGGSGLAKPLYLQRLERSLRLDSFLRQTAAIFNRDITSDDSDDSDGALGSTLSMDPCSVQHATMTVKSEPCDQGDAFAEGKPLNGVLLQEQKTNLYNFSKIKKNRKWLKSILLSDNTTDSDTDSDDSDFSLSREELHDMLRLHRYTRQHQSKFHVDPELQQYQFYSTGLLSTQDLFREQQRYLLGPKKKKIKDEKKFKGKLKKVKKKKKRGEGDFTDDGLPYVTKTFAKFSHDAPVPMVKKKHLTVEQLNARRRKVWLTIAKKEIPKSFKQKTSAKNLVLTNAKKLAHQCMREVRRAAIQAQKNCKETLPRARRLTKEMMLYWKKYDKVEKEHRKRAEKEALEQRKLDEEMKEAKRQQRKLNFLITQTELYAHFMSGKASVGGPGGDEAQEEILKKLDDTSANRQIDIGGGVMVNMGQEDYDSEYYKSQALRNAQEAYQIHQARTQMFDEDAQDSRHASLASASSSSSAACGFGESYSLSNPSIQAGEDIPQPTIFNGKLKGYQLKGMNWLANLYEQGINGILADEMGLGKTVQSIALLAHLAERDNIWGPFLIISPASTLNNWHQEFTRFVPKFKVLPYWGNPHDRKVIRKFWSQKTLYTQNAPFHVVITSYQLVVQDVKYFQRVKWQYMVLDEAQALKSSTSVRWKILLQFQCRNRLLLTGTPIQNTMAELWALLHFIMPTLFDSHEEFNEWFSKDIESHAENKSAIDENQLSRLHMILKPFMLRRIKKDVENELSDKIEILTYCQLTSRQRLLYQALRNKISIEDLLQSSMGTAQQAHSTTSSLMNLVMQFRKVCNHPDLFERQDTRSPFHMSLAPYVVSKFLYRHGLLHAHSQAKDKLLRVLLSPFSPNNIQQSLFHRRGDDQGSCFAFLRFIDVSPAEMSNLMLQGNLVRWLALFLSLKAAYRLHSQRLFDLQEDDHNEGDDNRGRSQSSSSRHLSRRDLILWVNRPTAFPNTHTSPVLRNLVFTALRPGLVGHSDVTIHCRRSSTSRLWRCQPTLPPKFLLSTTPRVTAVPMERYSTDRSAEHEWRVTRIGGGTVFKECFLYGTPELASDWRQRSGAFFPPCPGGVMALYPQHGWSYIRIPDKESLITESGKLHTLDVLLSRLKAQGHRVLIYSQMTRMIDLLEEYMVYRKLTYMRLDGSSKISERRDMVADFQSRTDIFVFLLSTRAGGLGINLTAADTVIFYDSDWNPTVDQQAMDRAHRLGQTKQVTVYRLICQGTIEERILQRAKEKSEIQRVVISGGNFKPDTLKPKEVVSLLLDDDELEKKLRQRQEEKRQQEESSKVKERKRKREKYAEKKKTEESENKKRKETNLVISHAPSADNSNLSADGDDSFLSVEMDSAMPSPFSEPVCVSLCAPVGQQISLSSELQPGSLPPDADADESSSDMLVIVDEPLSSAQQSRATSSPASVSGSVSDNMNGVSASDVISPGRGRSGRSRGRPKGSGGGPKTGGKGRGRKSTAGSAAAMAGAMAGAAAASAAAYAAYGYSVSKAGLAMSSPLQPSMGRSGAGPVFNAARSSSSPQTTGGGTSAPSPSKQLVHGHHLAAVRKTKGTGVSGPQ comes from the exons ATGGCGTCAGGGCAGGGTGGCAGGCCGGAGGTCGGAGCAGCGGGGGGCTCGGGCCTGGCCAAACCTCTCTACCTGCAACGCCTGGAGCGGTCTTTGAGGCTGGACAGCTTCTTGCGCCAGACGGCCGCCATCTTCAACAGAGACATCACCAG TGATGACAGTGACGACAGCGATGGCGCTCTGGGGTCCACCCTCTCCATGGACCCCTGCTCTGTGCAACACGCCACTATGACGGTGAAAAGTGAGCCATGTGACCAAGGGGATGCTTTTGCGGAAGGCAAGCCCCTCAATGGCGTCCTGCTGCAAG AGCAAAAGACAAATCTCTACAATTTCTCTAAAATTAAGAAGAACCGCAAATGGCTGAAG AGCATACTACTGAGCGACAACACCACGGACTCAGACACGGACTCGGACGACTCAGACTTCAGTTTGTCACGGGAGGAGCTCCACGACATGCTGAGGCTGCATCGCTACACCAGGCAGCACCAGAGCAAGTTCCACGTGGACCCCGAG CTTCAGCAGTACCAGTTCTACAGCACAGGCCTGCTCTCCACTCAAGACCTTTTCCGTGAGCAACAGCGCTACCTACTGGgtccaaagaagaagaaaatcaaGGACGAGAAGAAattcaaag GAAAgctgaaaaaagtgaaaaagaagaagaaacgtgGAGAAGGAGACTTTACAGATGATGGCCTCCCTTACGTCACCAAGACCTTTGCTAAGTTTTCCCACGATGCACCAGTGCCCATGGTGAAGAAGAAACATCTGACTGTGGAACAGCTGAATGCACGACGCCGCAAAGTGTGGCTTACGATTGCCAAGAAGGAGATCCCCAAG TCATTCAAGCAGAAGACCTCGGCTAAGAACCTCGTCTTGACCAACGCTAAGAAG TTGGCCCACCAGTGCATGCGGGAAGTTCGACGTGCGGCCATCCAGGCCCAGAAGAACTGCAAGGAGACCCTTCCCCGTGCCCGCCGCCTCACCAAGGAGATGATGCTCTACTGGAAGAAGTACGACAAAGTGGAAAAGGAGCACCGGAAGAGGGCCGAGAAGGAGGCCTTGGAGCAGCGGAAACTGGATGAGGAAATGAAAGAG GCCAAGCGTCAGCAACGCAAACTCAACTTCCTCATCACCCAGACGGAGCTGTACGCCCACTTCATGAGCGGCAAAGCCTCGGTGGGCGGCCCGGGAGGAGATGAAGCGCAGGAGGAGATTCTGAAGAAGCTGGATGACACCAGCGCCAACAGGCAGATCGACATCGGAGGAGGCGTGATGGTCAACATGGGGCAGGAAGACTACG ACAGTGAATACTACAAGTCTCAGGCCTTGAGGAACGCCCAGGAGGCCTACCAGATCCATCAGGCCAGA ACGCAAATGTTTGACGAGGACGCCCAGGACAGCCGCCATGCATCGCTGGCAtcggcctcctcctcctcctccgcagcTTGCGGCTTCGGCGAGAGCTACAGCCTCTCCAACCCGTCCATCCAAGCGGGCGAGGACATCCCTCAGCCCACCATCTTCAACGGCAAGCTGAAGGGCTACCAGCTGAAAGGCATGAACTGGCTGGCCAACCTCTATGAGCAG GGTATCAACGGCATCCTCGCAGATGAGATGGGGCTCGGGAAGACCGTCCAGAGCATCGCGCTGTTGGCCCACCTAGCAGAG AGAGACAACATCTGGGGTCCCTTTCTCATCATCTCTCCGGCGTCCACGCTCAACAACTGGCATCAGGAGTTCACGCGCTTTGTGCCCAAATTCAAG GTGCTGCCATACTGGGGAAACCCTCATGACCGCAAAGTCATTCGGAAGTTCTGGAGCCAG AAAACGCTCTACACGCAGAACGCCCCCTTCCATGTAGTGATCACAAGCTACCAACTGGTGGTCCAGGACGTCAAGTACTTCCAGAGAGTCAAGTGGCAGTACATGGTCCTGGACGAGGCACAGGCACTGAAAAGCAGTACCAG CGTGCGGTGGAAGATCCTCCTGCAGTTCCAATGTCGAAACAGGCTGCTCCTCACAGGAACGCCCATCCAGAATACCATGGCGGAG CTGTGGGCCCTGCTCCACTTCATCATGCCAACGTTGTTCGATTCCCACGAGGAGTTCAACGAGTGGTTCTCCAAGGACATCGAGAGCCATGCGGAGAACAAATCGGCCATTGATGAAA ACCAACTTTCGCGACTGCACATGATCCTTAAGCCTTTCATGCTGCGCAGGATCAAGAAGGATGTGGAGAACGAGCTCTCAGACAAG ATCGAAATCCTGACCTACTGCCAGCTGACGTCTCGCCAGAGGTTGCTCTACCAGGCCCTTAGGAACAAGATCTCCATCGAGGACCTGTTGCAGTCCTCCATGGGCACGGCCCAGCAGGCCCACAGCACTACGTCGTCCCTCATGAACCTGGTCATGCAGTTCAGGAAG GTGTGCAATCACCCCGACCTGTTTGAGCGGCAGGACACACGCTCTCCTTTCCACATGTCCCTCGCGCCTTACGTCGTGTCCAAGTTCCTCTACCGCCACGGCCTCCTCCACGCTCACAGCCAGGCCAAGGACAA GTTACTGCGAGTGCTTCTGTCTCCCTTCTCCCCAAATAACATCCAGCAGTCGCTCTTTCACAGGAGAG GTGACGACCAAGGGAGCTGTTTTGCCTTCCTACGCTTCATCGACGTGTCACCGGCCGAGATGTCCAACCTCATGCTGCAAGGCAACTTGGTCAG GTGGTTAGCCCTTTTTCTGTCTCTGAAGGCAGCGTACCGGCTACACTCTCAGCGGCTCTTTGACCTCCAGGAAGACGACCACAATGAAGGCGATGATAACAGGGGGAGGTCACAGAGTTCCTCGAGTCGCCATCTGTCTCGCAGAGACCTCATCTTGTGGGTCAACAGACCCACCGCcttccccaacacacacaccagccCCGTGCTGCGG AATCTGGTCTTCACGGCCCTTAGGCCCGGCTTGGTGGGACACTCGGATGTGACGATACACTGCAGGCGCTCCTCCACCTCCAGGCTGTGGAGATGCCAGCCCACGCTTCCACCCAAGTTCCTGCTCAGCACCACGCCCAGG GTGACCGCAGTTCCCATGGAGCGCTATTCCACCGACCGCAGCGCCGAGCACGAGTGGCGGGTGACGCGCATCGGCGGGGGCACCGTCTTCAAGGAGTGCTTCCTCTACGGCACGCCGGAGCTCGCGTCTGATTGGCGCCAGAGGAGCGGCGCTTTCTTCCCGCCGTGCCCCGGCGGCGTCATGGCCCTCTACCCTCAACACGGCTGGTCCTACATACGGATACCAG ATAAGGAGAGTCTGATCACGGAAAGCGGCAAGCTTCACACCTTGGATGTCCTGTTGAGTCGACTAAAGGCGCAGGGACACCGAGTCCTCATCTACTCCCAAATGACTCGCATGATCGACCTGCtggag GAGTACATGGTGTACCGCAAGCTCACCTACATGCGCCTGGACGGATCCTCCAAGATTTCCGAGCGCAGAGACATGGTGGCGGACTTCCAGAGTCG GACGGACATCTTTGTGTTCCTGCTGAGCACCCGGGCCGGCGGGCTGGGCATTAACCTGACTGCTGCAGACACG GTTATCTTCTATGACAGCGACTGGAACCCCACAGTGGACCAGCAGGCCATGGACCGGGCCCACCGGCTGGGTCAGACCAAACAGGTGACCGTCTATCGGCTCATCTGCCAGGGGACCATCGAGGAGCGCATTCTGCAGCGCGCCAAGGAAAAGAGCGAG ATCCAAAGGGTGGTGATCTCTGGCGGCAACTTCAAACCCGACACGCTCAAACCCAAAGAGGTGGTCAGCCTGCTGCTGGATGATGACGAGCTGGAGAAGAAAC TGCGTCAGAGGCAGGAGGAGAAGCGACAGCAGGAGGAGAGCAGCAAAGTCAAGGAGCGCAAGAGGAAGAGGGAGAAGTACGCCGAGAAG AAGAAGACGGAGGAGTCGGAGAACAAGAAGAGGAAGGAGACCAACCTGGTCATCTCGCACGCGCCCTCGGCCGACAACTCCAATTTGTCTGCGGACGGAGACGACTCCTTCCTCAGCGTGGAGATGGACTCGGCCATGCCCAGCCCCTTCAGCGAG CCTGTGTGCGTGTCTTTGTGTGCTCCTGTCGGCCAACAGATCTCGTTGAGCAGCGAGCTTCAACCCGGCTCGCTGCCGCCGGACGCCGACGCCGACGAGAGCAGCAGCGACATGTTAGTCATCGTGGACGAGCCGCTGTCGTCCGCGCAGCAGTCCCGTGCCACCAGCTCCCCCGCATCCGTGTCCGGTTCCGTCTCGGACAACATGAACG GTGTTTCTGCCTCGGATGTAATCAGCCCAGGCAGAGGCAGGTCGGGTCGCAGTCGAGGACGTCCTAAAGGATCCGGAGGTGGGCCCAAGACAGGGGGCAAAGGGCGCGGCCGCAAGTCGACGGCGGGAAGCGCGGCGGCCATGGCGGGTGCGATGGCGGGCGCGGCGGCCGCCTCGGCAGCAGCCTACGCCGCCTATGGCTACAGTGTTTCCAAAG CGGGCCTCGCCATGTCCAGCCCCCTGCAGCCTTCAATGGGCCGTTCCGGCGCCGGTCCCGTTTTTAATGCCGCCAGAAGCTCCTCGTCTCCGCAGACCACGGGCGGCGGCACCTCTGCCCCAAGCCCCAGCAAGCAGCTGGTCCACGGCCATCACCTGGCTGCCGTCAGGAAGACGAAGGGCACCGGCGTTTCTGGACCACAATGA